A stretch of DNA from Erythrolamprus reginae isolate rEryReg1 chromosome 10, rEryReg1.hap1, whole genome shotgun sequence:
ggtggcagaggtgggctgctaaagtggaacgGGGACGTGTTCTCTGATTGTTAGTggaatccagcgcaattctgctcctgcacctgggcagggagcgaaatcgcgcgcggacacgcaggtgcgcgcggacacgcaggtgcgcccgtCTCCACTAGCACTCACATCCACGGGGACGCCCCACCTTTCCAACCCCCGTCTGGCTTGTCGGGCAGGGGGACCCTGGGCGCACCTGAGGACGCGGAACAGCAGGCAGGCCATCAGACAAGCGCTGGCCGCGCAGGCTCCGACGACCGCGGCCTTGAGCGCCGGCAAATCGCGCAGCATCGCCAGCACCGGGTTGCGCTGAGCAGCGCCGCCGCTGTGGTTCCCGGCCGTGGGAGGCGGCGGAGGCGTCGTTGAGGCGGCGGTGGAGGAGATTTTCCGGTCGTCCTTGCCATCGAGCGCCGGGGCCGGGGCCAGGGCCAGCAAGGCGGCGGGCAGGACGGCGAGCAGGAGGCAGGCGCGCTCCGCCGGGcgcatggtggtggtggtggtggcgacGGCGGCGGTGCCTGGCGAGCGCGCAACGGGGCGGAGAGGCTCCTTCCTCGGCCACCTGCCCAGCCGGCGCTCCCCGCTCGCTTCGGCTCTCTGCGCTCCCAGCCGGATCAGCCCAGCGAGCGGCGGGGGAGGAGCTGAGCTGGCcgaggtggggaagggaagggaagggaacggGAGGGAAGGCAACAGCTGGCCCGGAGCCTGGCGGTGACAGCTGCTCCGAACCGAGCGCCTAGCAAGGGCGGAAAAGCCTTGGCGCTTCCCTTAAAAGGAGGAGGGGTAGCTCGGGGGTTCTGTGCGCTCCTTAGCGCTCTCCGGGCTTGGGTGCTTTCTTGCAGGTGCGCTGATGGTGTTACTTGGGGTGGGTATAGTTACTTGGGGTGGGTATAGTTACCTAGTGTGGGTAATAAAACGTCGGCAAGAAAACAAGGTCATTGACCACCCAGGAGCCGCCCGTTGAGC
This window harbors:
- the FAM174B gene encoding membrane protein FAM174B, producing MLEGANRQRGKRQGFSALARRSVRSSCHRQAPGQLLPSLPFPSLPFPTSASSAPPPPLAGLIRLGAQRAEASGERRLGRWPRKEPLRPVARSPGTAAVATTTTTMRPAERACLLLAVLPAALLALAPAPALDGKDDRKISSTAASTTPPPPPTAGNHSGGAAQRNPVLAMLRDLPALKAAVVGACAASACLMACLLFRVLRSKRRTKKTRKYDIITTPAERVEMAPLNEEDDEDEDSTVFDIKYR